Genomic DNA from Nonomuraea rubra:
CTGCCGGCCGGGCGAGACCATGCGTACCGGGTTTCCCTTGTCCATGGTCAGATGAATGCCGCTGGTCGTGGTGTATTCGGTGGTGGTGGCCATGCCGGCGCTGATGGCCATGCGCTGCGCGACAGTGCCGTCACGCAGGACGACCATCTGGTGGGTGCGGGTGTCGATGGTGCTGGTCTGCCTGCGGCCGACGGTGAAGGCGAAGGTGGAGTCGGTGGCGCCGTAGAGGCCGTCGGCCGCGCGCACGCCGGCCAGGTGCGCCGTGACCGTGACCTGCTGCCTGGACGGCCACAGCCGCCGGGTGCGGTAGACCACCTGCGTGTCGGTGGTCCACCGCCAGGCGCCTTCCATCGGCGCCTGCGCCCGCACCTCCAGTGCGCGCTCGACGGCCGCCTTGTCCTCGATGGGCGCGTCGAAGTCGATGACGATCGGCATGCCGACGCCGACCGTCTCGCCGGGCAGCGGCGCGGTGCCGGCCACCTGGAACGTCCTGGCGGCGGTGCGGGTGCGGACGCGCCCCATCGCGACCGTGGCGGGCGCGCCCTCGCGGGTGGCGGTGGCGGTCACGGTGTACTCGGCCCCGGGGCGCAGGGTCCAGTCGGTGCGCCAGGTCGTGCGCGAGTCGTCGAGCCGGCCGGGCACCGGCTCGCCGCTCTC
This window encodes:
- a CDS encoding L,D-transpeptidase, whose product is MRHAATFCVAFLLVCGCLLLVGACGSGAAGPPAAPPVVQVWPPFDSKRARTDRGLVIRAQGGTLTQVLVYESGEPVPGRLDDSRTTWRTDWTLRPGAEYTVTATATREGAPATVAMGRVRTRTAARTFQVAGTAPLPGETVGVGMPIVIDFDAPIEDKAAVERALEVRAQAPMEGAWRWTTDTQVVYRTRRLWPSRQQVTVTAHLAGVRAADGLYGATDSTFAFTVGRRQTSTIDTRTHQMVVLRDGTVAQRMAISAGMATTTEYTTTSGIHLTMDKGNPVRMVSPGRQKGDPGFYDLMIDHAVRISNSGEYVHAKDNVWAQGRSNVSHGCVNARPDQAAWFYASSLRGDPVTITGTDRELEWDNGWGFWQLPWEKWRQGSALREIDATGGRVPQR